The Thermococcus sp. genome has a window encoding:
- the rpl18a gene encoding 50S ribosomal protein L18Ae encodes MEVKVYRVKGIFQRGTHKQPFTKEYRALKPEDVEELVYSEIGSKHRVPRTKIWIESIEEIKPEEAENPVVRRLSLEL; translated from the coding sequence ATGGAGGTCAAGGTCTACCGCGTTAAGGGAATATTCCAGAGGGGCACTCACAAACAGCCCTTCACGAAGGAGTACAGGGCGCTGAAGCCTGAAGATGTTGAGGAGCTCGTTTACTCAGAGATTGGGAGCAAGCACAGGGTTCCGAGAACCAAGATATGGATAGAGAGCATCGAGGAGATAAAGCCCGAAGAGGCCGAGAACCCCGTCGTCAGAAGGCTCAGCCTCGAACTCTGA
- the fen gene encoding flap endonuclease-1 yields the protein MGVQIGELVPRKEIELENLYGKKVAVDAFNAMYQFLSTIRQRDGTPLMDSQGRITSHLSGFFYRTINLMEAGIKPAYVFDGEPPEFKKKELERRREVREEAEEKWYEALERGELEEAKKYAMRATRVNEQLVNDAKRLLELMGIPVVQAPSEGEAQAAYMARKGDVYASASQDYDSLLFGAPRLVRNLTITGRRKLPGKNVYVEVKPELVVLEEVLKELGVDREKLIELAILVGTDYNPGGIKGIGPKKALTIVKRTKDPLRKYQKESEVDLYAIKEFFLNPPVTDEYELKWREPDEEGILKFLCDEHDFSEERVKNGLERLKKAVKAGKQRTLESWFMKR from the coding sequence ATGGGAGTGCAAATAGGCGAGCTCGTCCCGAGGAAGGAGATAGAGCTTGAGAACCTCTACGGAAAGAAGGTTGCCGTAGATGCCTTCAACGCCATGTACCAGTTCCTCTCAACGATAAGACAGCGCGATGGGACACCCCTCATGGACTCCCAGGGCAGGATAACCTCCCATCTAAGTGGCTTCTTCTACAGGACCATCAACCTGATGGAGGCGGGCATAAAACCCGCTTACGTCTTCGACGGCGAACCACCCGAGTTCAAGAAGAAGGAGCTTGAGAGGAGGAGGGAAGTCAGAGAGGAGGCCGAGGAGAAGTGGTATGAGGCCCTCGAAAGGGGCGAACTTGAGGAGGCCAAGAAGTACGCCATGAGGGCCACTCGCGTCAACGAGCAACTCGTAAACGATGCCAAGAGACTCCTTGAGCTGATGGGCATCCCAGTTGTCCAGGCGCCGAGCGAGGGGGAGGCTCAAGCTGCCTACATGGCCAGAAAGGGCGATGTTTACGCCTCGGCAAGTCAGGATTACGATTCGCTTCTCTTCGGTGCGCCAAGACTTGTAAGGAACCTCACGATAACCGGCAGGAGAAAGCTCCCTGGAAAGAACGTTTACGTTGAGGTGAAGCCCGAGCTGGTCGTCCTTGAGGAGGTTCTCAAAGAGCTCGGGGTAGACAGGGAGAAGCTGATAGAGCTGGCCATTCTCGTCGGGACTGACTACAACCCCGGCGGAATCAAGGGCATCGGGCCGAAGAAAGCTTTAACCATAGTTAAGCGCACGAAAGACCCGCTCAGGAAGTACCAGAAGGAGAGCGAGGTTGATCTGTACGCTATAAAAGAGTTCTTCCTCAACCCGCCGGTTACCGACGAGTATGAGCTCAAATGGCGCGAGCCGGATGAGGAGGGAATACTGAAGTTCCTCTGCGACGAGCACGACTTCAGCGAGGAGCGCGTTAAAAACGGCCTTGAAAGGCTGAAGAAGGCAGTAAAAGCGGGAAAGCAGAGAACCCTTGAGAGCTGGTTCATGAAGAGGTAA
- a CDS encoding metallophosphoesterase family protein yields the protein MFIALISDIHSNLEALKVVWREVKRADVILCMGDLVGYGPNPNEVVEFVRREMERRDFLCVRGNHDNAVAFGLDWGFNPYAREAVRWHQRVMSVENLEFLRRLPVRQLFTDDTGRSYLLIHGSPRAPLDEYLFPWLPDSEFRSVLGYVRQDDLLVGHTHMPMLRLIDGRRIINPGSVGQPRDGDWRASYALIDTEEPPENVHFHRVEYDVEETARKIVEAGLPRFLAERLFEGY from the coding sequence ATGTTCATCGCTCTCATCTCGGACATCCACTCGAACCTTGAGGCCCTTAAGGTGGTGTGGAGAGAGGTTAAGCGAGCAGACGTAATCCTGTGCATGGGTGACCTCGTGGGTTACGGCCCCAACCCAAACGAAGTCGTCGAGTTCGTGAGGAGAGAGATGGAGCGGAGGGATTTCCTCTGCGTTCGCGGAAACCACGACAACGCCGTCGCTTTCGGCCTCGACTGGGGCTTCAACCCCTACGCCAGGGAAGCGGTCAGGTGGCACCAGAGGGTTATGAGCGTTGAAAACCTTGAGTTCCTAAGGCGTCTTCCCGTGAGGCAACTCTTCACCGACGACACCGGAAGGAGCTATCTCCTGATACACGGCTCGCCGAGGGCACCCCTCGATGAATACCTCTTTCCCTGGCTTCCGGATAGCGAGTTCAGAAGCGTACTCGGCTACGTGAGACAGGACGACCTCCTCGTGGGACACACCCACATGCCAATGCTGAGACTCATAGATGGCAGGAGGATAATCAACCCCGGCTCAGTTGGTCAGCCGAGGGACGGCGACTGGAGGGCCTCGTACGCGCTCATTGATACTGAAGAACCTCCGGAGAACGTTCACTTCCACCGGGTCGAGTACGACGTGGAAGAAACGGCCAGAAAGATAGTTGAAGCAGGCCTTCCGAGGTTTCTGGCCGAGAGGCTCTTCGAGGGCTATTAA
- a CDS encoding CDC48 family AAA ATPase — translation MIFGKDSDEKVEEVKLRVAEALKRDVGRGIVRFDKKYQKKLGVEPGDIVALIGERTTAAIVANPHPDDRGLDIIRMDGYTRRNAGVSIGDYVTVRKAEVHEAKKVVLAPAQKGVFIQIPGDVVKGNLLGRPVVKGDLLVASSRSETYYSSPFDELFRGLFEAMPFGFGELKFVVVNTVPKGIVQITYNTEVEVLPQAVEVREESIPEVTYEDIGGLDEAIQKIREMVELPLKHPELFERLGIEPPKGVLLYGPPGTGKTLLAKAVANEANAHFIAINGPEIMSKFYGESEERLREIFKEAEENAPSIIFIDEIDAIAPKREEVVGEVEKRVVSQLLTLMDGLKSRGKVIVIAATNRPDAIDPALRRPGRFDREIEVGVPDKQGRKEILQIHTRGMPLEPDYDKGEVLRILREMREKGSFDAKRIEKLMERVEKATTEEKIKEILKSEGEIYAEVRNRLIDRMLEELAEKTHGFVGADLAALAREAAMVVLRRLINEGKINPEQEKIPPEVLSELRVRKEDFYEALKMVEPSALREVLIEVPNVHWEDIGGLENVKQELREAVEWPLKYPKAFQRLGIEPPRGVLLYGPPGTGKTLLAKAVATESEANFIGIRGPEVLSKWVGESEKRVREIFRKARQAAPTVVFIDEIDAIAPARGMEGDRVTDRLINQLLTEMDGIQENSGVVVIGATNRPDIIDPALLRPGRFDRLILVPAPDEKARLEILKVHTRRVPLAEDVNLRELAKKTEGYSGADLEALVREAALRAMRRVMRELPRELVEREDERFLERLKVSRRDFEEALKKVKPSITPYMVEYYKNFEEKRAKKPGREGEEYYTF, via the coding sequence ATGATATTTGGTAAGGATTCGGATGAGAAGGTTGAGGAGGTAAAGCTCCGCGTTGCAGAGGCCCTGAAGAGGGACGTGGGAAGGGGCATAGTGCGCTTCGACAAGAAGTACCAAAAAAAGCTGGGCGTCGAGCCGGGCGATATAGTGGCCCTGATAGGCGAAAGGACGACCGCCGCGATAGTGGCAAACCCCCATCCGGACGACAGGGGACTGGATATAATCAGGATGGACGGCTACACGAGGAGAAACGCTGGAGTAAGCATAGGCGACTACGTGACGGTCAGAAAGGCCGAGGTTCACGAGGCCAAGAAGGTCGTCTTAGCTCCGGCTCAGAAGGGCGTCTTCATCCAGATACCGGGGGATGTCGTGAAGGGCAACCTCCTCGGAAGGCCGGTGGTCAAGGGGGACCTCCTCGTTGCGAGCAGCAGGAGCGAGACCTACTACAGCTCACCCTTCGACGAGCTCTTCAGGGGGCTTTTTGAGGCCATGCCCTTCGGCTTCGGCGAACTCAAGTTCGTCGTTGTAAACACCGTCCCCAAGGGGATAGTCCAGATAACCTACAACACCGAGGTTGAGGTTCTCCCCCAGGCTGTGGAGGTGAGGGAGGAGAGCATACCGGAGGTCACCTACGAGGACATCGGTGGCCTCGACGAGGCCATCCAGAAAATCCGCGAGATGGTCGAGCTGCCCCTCAAGCACCCGGAGCTCTTCGAGAGGCTCGGAATTGAACCGCCGAAAGGAGTCCTCCTCTATGGCCCGCCGGGAACGGGTAAGACTTTACTCGCTAAGGCAGTAGCCAACGAGGCCAACGCCCATTTCATAGCGATAAACGGGCCGGAAATAATGAGCAAGTTCTACGGTGAGAGTGAGGAGCGCCTAAGGGAGATATTCAAAGAGGCTGAGGAGAACGCTCCGAGCATAATCTTCATCGACGAGATAGACGCGATAGCCCCCAAGAGAGAGGAAGTGGTTGGCGAGGTCGAGAAGAGGGTCGTTTCACAGCTCCTTACGCTGATGGACGGTCTCAAGAGCCGTGGAAAGGTCATAGTCATCGCCGCGACCAACAGGCCTGACGCGATTGATCCGGCATTGAGGAGGCCGGGAAGGTTTGACAGGGAGATCGAGGTCGGCGTCCCGGACAAGCAGGGAAGGAAGGAGATACTCCAGATACACACCAGAGGAATGCCCCTTGAACCGGACTACGATAAGGGCGAGGTATTGAGGATCCTCAGGGAGATGCGCGAGAAGGGCTCCTTCGATGCCAAGAGGATAGAAAAGCTCATGGAGCGGGTTGAGAAGGCCACCACCGAGGAGAAAATCAAGGAGATACTGAAGAGCGAGGGCGAGATATACGCTGAAGTTAGGAACAGGCTCATAGACAGAATGCTTGAGGAGCTGGCCGAGAAGACCCACGGCTTCGTGGGAGCTGACTTAGCGGCGCTCGCCAGGGAAGCGGCTATGGTCGTCCTCAGGAGGCTCATAAACGAGGGCAAGATAAACCCCGAGCAGGAGAAGATACCCCCAGAGGTTCTGAGCGAGCTCCGCGTCAGGAAGGAGGACTTCTACGAGGCGTTAAAGATGGTCGAGCCTTCAGCCCTCAGGGAAGTCCTCATAGAGGTTCCAAACGTCCACTGGGAAGACATAGGCGGACTAGAGAACGTAAAGCAGGAACTCAGGGAAGCAGTCGAATGGCCACTCAAGTACCCGAAGGCCTTCCAGAGGCTCGGCATCGAACCGCCGAGGGGTGTTCTCCTCTACGGGCCGCCGGGAACGGGTAAGACCTTACTAGCGAAGGCTGTTGCAACCGAGAGCGAGGCCAACTTCATAGGCATTAGAGGGCCGGAAGTACTGAGCAAGTGGGTTGGCGAGAGCGAGAAGAGGGTGAGGGAGATATTCAGGAAGGCTAGACAAGCTGCACCAACGGTGGTCTTCATCGACGAGATAGACGCGATAGCTCCCGCGAGGGGAATGGAGGGCGACCGCGTCACCGACAGGCTCATCAACCAGCTCCTCACCGAGATGGACGGAATCCAGGAGAACAGCGGTGTCGTCGTCATTGGAGCCACCAACAGGCCCGACATCATTGATCCGGCCTTGCTTAGACCCGGGCGCTTCGACAGGCTCATCCTCGTTCCAGCGCCCGATGAGAAGGCGAGACTTGAAATACTCAAAGTCCACACGAGGCGCGTCCCGCTGGCCGAGGATGTCAACCTCCGCGAGCTGGCGAAGAAGACAGAAGGCTACAGCGGTGCAGACCTTGAGGCCCTTGTAAGGGAGGCGGCGCTGAGGGCGATGAGGAGGGTCATGAGGGAACTGCCGAGGGAGCTCGTGGAAAGGGAGGACGAGAGGTTCCTGGAGAGGCTCAAGGTCTCAAGGAGGGACTTCGAGGAGGCCCTGAAGAAGGTTAAGCCGAGCATAACCCCCTACATGGTCGAATACTACAAGAACTTCGAGGAGAAGAGGGCCAAGAAGCCCGGCAGGGAGGGGGAGGAGTACTACACCTTCTGA
- a CDS encoding 50S ribosomal protein L31e has translation MIEPGSEVIFVVPIRKIKKRVPRWKRAPRAVRFVREWVARHAKAEDVIIGTDVNEKIWERGAEKPPNKLRVKVVVEEREGKRVARVSLA, from the coding sequence ATGATTGAGCCCGGAAGTGAGGTAATATTCGTCGTTCCCATCAGGAAGATAAAGAAGCGCGTTCCGCGCTGGAAGAGGGCACCGAGAGCTGTTCGCTTCGTCCGCGAGTGGGTGGCGAGGCACGCCAAGGCAGAGGACGTCATAATAGGCACCGACGTCAACGAGAAGATCTGGGAACGCGGAGCGGAGAAGCCCCCCAACAAGCTCCGCGTCAAGGTCGTCGTTGAGGAGAGGGAAGGCAAGAGGGTTGCCAGGGTCTCCCTCGCCTGA
- a CDS encoding transcription initiation factor IIB, producing MSGKRVCPVCGSTEFIYDPSRGEIVCARCGYVIEENVVDEGPEWRAFDPSQRERRARTGAPESILLHDKGLSTDIGIDRSLTGLMREKMYRLRKWQSRLRVSDAAERNLAFALSELDRIASQLSLPRHVEEEAARLYREAVRKGLIRGRSIEAVIAACVYAACRLLKVPRTLDEIADISRVDKKEIGRSFRFIARHLNLTPKKLFVKPTDYVNKFADELNLSERVRRRAIEILEEAYQKGLTSGKSPAGLVAAALYIAGLLEGEKRTQREVAEVARVTEVTVRNRYKELVEKLNLKVPV from the coding sequence GTGAGCGGGAAGAGAGTCTGTCCCGTGTGTGGTTCTACCGAGTTCATATACGACCCCAGCAGGGGCGAGATAGTTTGTGCCAGGTGTGGTTACGTTATTGAGGAGAACGTTGTGGATGAGGGGCCCGAGTGGAGGGCCTTCGACCCGAGCCAGCGTGAGAGGCGCGCAAGAACCGGTGCTCCCGAGAGCATACTGCTCCACGACAAGGGTCTCTCAACCGATATAGGCATAGACCGTTCCCTCACCGGTTTGATGAGGGAGAAGATGTACAGGCTTAGAAAGTGGCAGAGCCGTTTGAGAGTCAGCGACGCCGCAGAGAGGAACCTCGCCTTCGCCCTGAGCGAGCTCGACAGAATAGCCAGCCAGCTGAGCCTCCCGAGGCACGTCGAGGAGGAAGCAGCGAGGCTCTACCGTGAGGCCGTTAGGAAAGGCCTGATAAGGGGGCGCTCCATCGAGGCGGTCATAGCTGCCTGCGTTTACGCCGCGTGCAGATTGCTAAAGGTTCCGAGAACGCTTGACGAGATAGCCGACATATCGAGGGTTGACAAGAAGGAAATCGGCAGGAGCTTCCGCTTCATAGCTAGGCACCTCAACCTCACCCCGAAGAAGCTCTTCGTCAAGCCGACCGACTATGTCAACAAGTTCGCCGACGAGCTGAACCTGAGCGAGAGGGTGAGGAGGAGGGCAATAGAGATACTTGAAGAGGCCTACCAGAAGGGCCTCACGAGCGGAAAGAGCCCCGCAGGGCTGGTGGCTGCTGCCCTCTACATAGCCGGCCTCCTTGAGGGGGAGAAGAGAACCCAGAGGGAAGTTGCGGAAGTGGCTCGCGTCACCGAGGTAACGGTGAGGAACAGGTATAAAGAGCTCGTGGAAAAACTAAACCTGAAGGTTCCGGTCTGA
- the acs gene encoding acetate--CoA ligase alpha subunit → MVDPNIEALFKPRSIAVIGASEKPGKIGYAIMKNLVEYGYEGKIYAVNIKGVEIRIGNRVFKSYRSILDVPDEVDMAVIVVPAKFVPQVVEECGQKGVKVLPIISSGFGELGPEGKKVEEQLVETARKYGMRILGPNIFGVVYTPEKLNATFGPTDVLPGPLALISQSGALGIALMGWTILEKVGLSAVVSVGNKSDIDDADLLEFFKEDENTKAILIYMEGVKDGRRFLETAKKVSRVKPIVVIKAGRSERGAKAAASHTGSLAGSDRIYDAAFKQAGIIRAYTIGEAFDYARTLSNLPEPEGENLVIITNGGGIGVMATDAAEESGLHLYDDLNELKVFSNYMPPFGSYKNPVDLTGMAGAESYEGAVREALRNPNMHSIAVLYCQTAVLDPRELADIVIREYNESGRKKPLVVAIVGGIEAKEAIDRLNEEGIPAYPEPDRAIKALAALYRWSGWKAKQRKE, encoded by the coding sequence ATGGTTGACCCGAATATCGAGGCACTTTTCAAGCCCAGGAGCATCGCCGTCATAGGCGCCTCTGAAAAGCCGGGTAAGATAGGATACGCGATTATGAAGAACCTCGTGGAATACGGCTACGAGGGCAAGATATACGCCGTCAACATCAAGGGCGTCGAGATAAGGATAGGGAACCGCGTTTTCAAGTCCTACAGGAGCATCCTCGACGTTCCCGACGAGGTTGACATGGCCGTCATAGTTGTCCCGGCCAAGTTCGTCCCCCAGGTCGTCGAAGAATGCGGTCAGAAGGGAGTTAAAGTCCTCCCGATTATAAGTTCCGGCTTCGGTGAGCTCGGCCCAGAGGGCAAGAAGGTCGAGGAACAGCTCGTTGAAACAGCCAGAAAGTACGGCATGAGAATCCTCGGCCCGAACATCTTCGGCGTTGTTTACACACCCGAAAAGCTCAACGCGACCTTCGGTCCTACCGATGTCCTGCCCGGCCCGCTGGCCCTTATCAGCCAGAGTGGAGCCCTTGGAATAGCCCTTATGGGGTGGACGATACTTGAGAAGGTGGGCCTTTCGGCAGTCGTCAGCGTCGGGAACAAGAGCGACATCGACGATGCTGATCTGCTCGAATTCTTCAAGGAGGACGAGAACACGAAGGCCATACTCATCTACATGGAAGGAGTAAAGGACGGGAGGCGCTTCCTTGAGACAGCCAAGAAGGTCAGCAGGGTCAAGCCGATAGTGGTCATCAAGGCCGGAAGGAGTGAGCGCGGTGCAAAGGCAGCAGCCTCTCACACCGGTTCGCTGGCAGGAAGCGACAGGATATACGACGCGGCATTCAAGCAGGCAGGGATAATAAGGGCCTACACCATCGGGGAAGCCTTCGACTACGCGAGAACCCTCAGCAACCTCCCCGAGCCAGAAGGCGAGAACCTCGTGATAATCACCAACGGCGGTGGAATCGGTGTCATGGCAACCGACGCGGCTGAGGAAAGCGGTCTGCACCTCTACGACGACCTCAACGAGCTGAAGGTCTTCTCCAACTACATGCCACCCTTCGGTTCCTACAAGAACCCCGTTGACCTGACCGGAATGGCCGGGGCGGAGAGCTACGAGGGAGCGGTAAGAGAGGCCCTCAGGAATCCAAACATGCACAGCATAGCGGTTCTCTACTGCCAGACGGCTGTGCTTGACCCGAGAGAGTTAGCGGACATAGTGATACGCGAGTACAACGAGAGCGGTAGGAAGAAGCCGTTGGTTGTGGCCATCGTCGGCGGCATAGAGGCCAAGGAGGCAATAGACAGGCTCAACGAGGAGGGCATTCCTGCTTATCCAGAGCCCGACCGGGCCATAAAGGCCCTCGCTGCACTCTACCGCTGGAGCGGGTGGAAGGCCAAGCAGAGGAAGGAGTGA
- a CDS encoding translation initiation factor IF-6, with amino-acid sequence MHIERLDFENSPYLGVYGFASDRVVLLREGLGEKKLDVIRDVLKVPIIETSVMKSRIVGIFTAGNSNAIIVPWYIWDTELEHIQNSLRELGIDMEVVPFKSRLTAFGNLILANDRGALVSKEFTREEAKKIGEILGIEAERGVIADYTAVGSVGVVTNRGGLVHPEATDEELEWLRDLFKVDVYVGTANMGVPFVGSCMLANSHGVVVGHLTTGPEIVKIEEALGFL; translated from the coding sequence ATGCACATTGAGAGGCTCGATTTTGAGAACTCACCATACCTTGGAGTTTACGGGTTTGCGAGCGATAGGGTAGTCCTCCTCAGGGAGGGGCTGGGTGAGAAGAAGCTTGACGTAATTAGGGACGTCCTCAAGGTTCCGATCATAGAGACGAGCGTCATGAAGTCCCGCATAGTGGGCATCTTCACGGCTGGAAACTCGAATGCTATAATAGTCCCGTGGTACATCTGGGACACCGAGCTGGAGCACATCCAGAACTCCCTCCGGGAGCTCGGCATAGACATGGAAGTCGTGCCCTTCAAGAGCAGGCTGACCGCCTTTGGAAACCTGATTCTGGCAAACGACAGGGGGGCACTCGTCAGCAAGGAGTTCACCCGCGAGGAGGCCAAGAAAATAGGCGAGATACTCGGGATTGAGGCCGAGAGGGGCGTTATAGCGGACTACACAGCGGTCGGGAGCGTTGGCGTTGTGACCAACAGGGGCGGTCTCGTCCACCCCGAGGCAACCGATGAGGAGCTTGAGTGGCTCCGCGACCTCTTCAAGGTCGATGTTTACGTTGGAACCGCCAACATGGGAGTTCCCTTCGTCGGCTCGTGCATGCTGGCCAACTCCCACGGCGTCGTCGTAGGGCACCTCACAACGGGCCCGGAGATCGTGAAGATCGAGGAGGCCCTCGGTTTCCTCTGA
- a CDS encoding phosphate-starvation-inducible PsiE family protein, which produces MGKKQNEMGFVEQGLMKWLNVIFDIVVIALATITMGYVVVMLVQLVQMGLHGLNVEEILHQIVLIIIFLEIFELLAMYVKEHHVSMRNVVELGVLAMVRKIIITLDYNQLGWQTLIGMSALIFVMGWIYVQERQRRTKHEEFLIQHGLREE; this is translated from the coding sequence ATGGGGAAGAAGCAAAATGAGATGGGCTTCGTAGAGCAGGGGCTTATGAAGTGGCTCAACGTAATCTTCGATATTGTGGTGATAGCCCTCGCTACGATAACCATGGGCTACGTAGTTGTGATGCTCGTCCAGCTCGTCCAGATGGGCCTTCACGGCCTTAATGTCGAGGAGATCCTGCACCAGATAGTCCTGATAATTATCTTCCTTGAGATATTCGAACTCCTTGCCATGTACGTCAAGGAGCACCACGTGAGCATGAGGAACGTCGTTGAGCTCGGCGTCCTGGCGATGGTCAGGAAGATAATAATAACCCTCGACTACAATCAGCTCGGCTGGCAGACCCTCATCGGGATGTCGGCTCTGATATTCGTTATGGGCTGGATATACGTCCAGGAGAGACAGAGAAGAACTAAGCATGAGGAGTTCCTCATTCAGCACGGTCTCAGGGAAGAGTAG
- a CDS encoding asparagine synthase-related protein, which produces MLVHHLYSGGKDSSLAAWVLTRLGYEVELVTVTFGLLDNWRFARETAKRLGFKHRVLKLPVEVLESAVETAIRDGHPNNAIQFIHEKALEALASMPDVVRVSDGTRRDDRVPFLDLPKARSLEDRFNVAYIRPLLGLGYKTIRELTERLFIVEIRESEELQKADYEVELRHLLRERGIDPLEIFPKRHYQSRVLGWKSL; this is translated from the coding sequence ATGCTCGTCCATCACCTCTACTCCGGCGGGAAGGACTCAAGCTTAGCTGCATGGGTTCTCACGAGGCTCGGCTACGAGGTCGAGCTGGTGACCGTTACCTTTGGACTGCTCGACAACTGGCGCTTCGCGAGGGAGACGGCAAAAAGGCTCGGCTTCAAGCACAGGGTTCTCAAGCTCCCCGTGGAAGTCCTTGAAAGTGCTGTGGAGACCGCAATAAGGGACGGACACCCCAACAACGCCATCCAGTTCATTCACGAGAAGGCCCTGGAAGCCCTAGCCTCGATGCCAGATGTGGTGAGGGTTAGCGATGGAACTAGGCGGGACGACCGCGTTCCCTTCCTCGACCTTCCGAAGGCCCGCTCGCTGGAGGACAGGTTTAACGTCGCCTACATAAGGCCACTCCTCGGTCTCGGCTACAAGACGATTAGAGAACTTACGGAAAGGCTCTTCATCGTTGAAATCAGGGAGAGCGAAGAACTCCAGAAGGCCGACTATGAGGTGGAGCTGAGGCATCTCCTCAGGGAGAGGGGCATAGACCCGCTCGAAATATTCCCTAAAAGGCACTACCAGTCAAGGGTTCTGGGATGGAAATCCCTTTAA
- a CDS encoding PRC-barrel domain-containing protein: MVKILASKLRDVELITDTGIRLGWVYDLSFDEETGDILVIVAEPDEDLDTSEFVTDSEGLLLIPVSAVKSIGEVIIIDSAKLATRSKIRKKTPPLPKPAPEKKSEREEGLPKPKEIKLEL, translated from the coding sequence ATGGTCAAGATACTGGCCTCAAAACTTAGGGACGTGGAGCTGATAACAGATACCGGAATAAGGCTCGGATGGGTCTACGACCTGAGCTTCGACGAGGAGACCGGAGATATACTCGTTATAGTGGCTGAACCTGACGAGGATCTGGACACGAGCGAGTTTGTCACCGACAGCGAGGGGCTCCTCCTGATTCCGGTCAGCGCGGTAAAGAGCATCGGAGAGGTCATAATCATAGACTCCGCCAAGCTGGCGACCCGCTCCAAGATAAGGAAGAAGACCCCGCCACTGCCGAAGCCCGCACCCGAGAAGAAGTCTGAGAGGGAAGAAGGCCTCCCCAAGCCTAAGGAGATAAAGCTTGAGCTTTAA
- a CDS encoding YhbY family RNA-binding protein yields MKRLPGKVRRSLRARYYDIEPRAWIGKKGLAESVIEEINTQLEKDGVLKVEIRKGALISTGMDRKAIAEKVAEMTDSELIDVRGKRFILFKPREGWERYLRRLERKGRARREEKPVRKVRLDIANFRKKFRKGRD; encoded by the coding sequence ATGAAGAGGTTGCCCGGAAAGGTGAGAAGGTCACTCCGCGCGAGATATTACGACATAGAACCGCGTGCGTGGATAGGGAAAAAGGGACTTGCCGAGAGCGTTATAGAGGAGATAAACACCCAGCTTGAAAAGGATGGGGTCCTCAAAGTCGAGATCAGAAAAGGCGCGCTCATCTCAACGGGGATGGACAGGAAAGCCATAGCCGAGAAGGTCGCGGAAATGACGGACAGCGAGCTCATAGATGTGAGGGGCAAAAGGTTTATATTGTTCAAACCGAGGGAAGGCTGGGAAAGGTATTTAAGGCGCCTTGAAAGAAAGGGCCGGGCCAGACGGGAGGAAAAGCCCGTCCGTAAAGTCAGGCTCGATATCGCTAACTTCAGGAAGAAGTTTAGGAAAGGGAGGGATTGA
- a CDS encoding DNA-binding protein, whose protein sequence is MAEDIEEIRKRKLMELQKKYLEQQKAQEEAMKREMELEAQLNAIMRRILTPEARERLGRVKLVKPELARQVELVLVQLYQAGQIREPIDDEKLKRILAQIDARTRKEFRIKW, encoded by the coding sequence ATGGCGGAGGACATAGAGGAAATCAGGAAGCGCAAGCTCATGGAGCTCCAGAAGAAGTACCTCGAACAGCAGAAAGCGCAGGAGGAGGCCATGAAGAGGGAGATGGAGCTTGAAGCCCAGCTCAACGCCATAATGAGGAGAATTCTGACGCCAGAGGCGAGGGAGAGGCTCGGAAGGGTGAAGCTCGTTAAGCCCGAACTCGCGAGACAGGTCGAGCTCGTCCTCGTCCAGCTCTACCAGGCTGGCCAGATAAGGGAACCAATAGACGACGAGAAGCTGAAGAGGATTCTCGCCCAGATAGACGCGAGGACGAGGAAAGAGTTCAGGATAAAGTGGTAG
- a CDS encoding 30S ribosomal protein S19e: MATVYDVPGDLLVERVAQALKEVEEIKPPEWAAFVKTGRHKERLPEQEDWWYYRVASILRKVYIDGPVGIERLRTWYGGRKNRGHAPEHFYKAGGSIIRKALQQLEKAGFVQKVPGEGRIVTPKGQSFLDKIATELKKELEEQIPELKKY, encoded by the coding sequence ATGGCGACGGTCTACGACGTTCCCGGTGATTTGCTCGTAGAGAGGGTCGCACAGGCCCTCAAGGAGGTTGAGGAGATAAAGCCCCCGGAGTGGGCGGCTTTTGTAAAGACCGGAAGGCACAAGGAGAGGCTTCCAGAGCAGGAGGACTGGTGGTACTACCGCGTTGCGAGCATACTTAGAAAGGTCTACATCGACGGGCCGGTCGGAATCGAGAGGCTTAGGACTTGGTACGGCGGAAGGAAGAACCGCGGGCACGCCCCCGAGCACTTCTACAAGGCCGGAGGAAGCATCATAAGGAAGGCCCTCCAGCAGCTCGAAAAGGCCGGCTTCGTCCAGAAGGTTCCGGGAGAAGGGAGGATAGTAACCCCGAAGGGCCAGAGCTTCCTCGACAAAATAGCCACAGAGCTCAAGAAGGAGCTTGAGGAGCAGATTCCGGAGCTCAAGAAGTACTGA